A single genomic interval of Agarivorans aestuarii harbors:
- a CDS encoding recombinase family protein: MSGQNVGYIRVSTVDQTSERQLYGISLDTIFEDKISGSTTDRPGLNQLLSHVRSGDVVHVHDISRLARNTGHLLELVERLLGSGVAITFHKEQLTFSADKANPINQLMLTMLGAIYQFERSLILERQREGIALAKMRGVYKGRKRSIDTHQVKVLRESGMSYRKIAQELSISLSSVQRALKV, encoded by the coding sequence ATGAGCGGTCAAAATGTGGGGTATATCCGAGTTAGTACAGTTGATCAAACGAGTGAACGGCAGCTGTATGGCATTTCGCTGGATACCATTTTTGAAGATAAGATTAGTGGCAGCACCACTGACAGGCCAGGGTTAAATCAATTACTTTCCCACGTTCGTAGTGGCGATGTTGTTCACGTGCATGACATATCACGGCTGGCTCGTAACACCGGTCACCTGCTCGAACTAGTTGAGCGTCTTCTTGGCTCTGGTGTCGCCATTACTTTTCATAAAGAACAACTAACGTTCTCCGCAGATAAGGCCAACCCAATAAACCAGCTTATGCTCACCATGTTAGGGGCTATTTATCAGTTCGAACGGTCTTTAATCCTTGAAAGGCAGCGTGAAGGGATTGCGCTTGCAAAAATGCGTGGTGTCTACAAAGGTCGGAAGCGGTCTATCGACACACATCAAGTAAAAGTGCTGCGAGAAAGCGGAATGAGTTACAGGAAAATAGCTCAGGAGCTAAGCATCAGTTTGTCGAGCGTGCAGCGAGCATTGAAGGTATAA